The following coding sequences lie in one Synechococcus sp. PCC 7336 genomic window:
- a CDS encoding phospholipid carrier-dependent glycosyltransferase, with product MAESREKAKDVPLSWRRGLWTIGLLWIAIAIADRLWFALDRSVPTWDPADYLMGSLRYWQALQTPEWLSGTWWHDFWQVRSKIPPLAYVAAALVQMAIRTGPEQATYALLLFSAVLLLSAYGLGVLLFSPAVGVWAAALCALMPGLYRFRLEFLLDYPLTAAIAASFCCLTLWRSTDPSLRSRLPLEPSPQASDGPALPSPPAPLPGGEGSKSLKPAIYSSVPLPPELRLTPRFARGEGVRGWGPDAGGLLRQWLAAIAFGLSLGLALLTKQPALFFLALPMLWLGVAALVQRAWGRLLQLLAATLLSAVVWWPWYSTNWFLMLTAGKRATIDSAAIEGDPVLTSLDAWTFYLEVLPALVSWPLLGVSLLGLVLAAGWHLAKRRSLPRIGAQSRWLLVFLVGGYVMSSLNVNKDGRYILPLLPVVAVVSACGLLAWGRQRWGRQLRWALAVAMAILSGIYLFPLVPAQAIASRSGLGLRHWPELAGGWPHAEVVEAAIAAEPYLQANIGVLPSTPGVNQHNVNYFGALQGFRVYGRQVGVNDRDLGQDARSMSWFLTKTGEQGSVPAPQAEMVQLVETGGEFDLQDSWELPRSRGTLKLYRRGEPFVTVEEMGPVSADGDRIRLESIEIPATAPPGQPVPVTYFWSGPAEQLQGAIVLLQWQLVESDRNSLEAQAVAEGSTAWLHDRGLGAGRLLLPRDSDRNFRVLDRTATLPPANAIAGTYTLQASYLNRATGESYPLAVPDVSFRIDPAATASPAPEVDLPTQLRQLASSLRQGDLDLVFREVGRINQYDPTQDYLEQAALALTYRLEQQPDNLDWIYALALARVQQQDVSGALAAVQKTTQFDPKNPYAHAYLAFVRLYQWKPNAAQPSIDSALALDPSIPEFQALNGVAALMRGNAIAAWKIARPLL from the coding sequence TTGGCTGAGTCAAGGGAAAAGGCGAAGGACGTTCCCCTCTCGTGGAGGCGGGGACTGTGGACAATTGGGCTGTTGTGGATCGCGATCGCGATCGCCGATCGCCTCTGGTTTGCCCTCGATCGCTCCGTTCCCACTTGGGATCCAGCCGATTATCTGATGGGATCGCTGAGATATTGGCAAGCCCTGCAAACTCCCGAGTGGCTGTCGGGGACTTGGTGGCACGATTTCTGGCAAGTGCGCTCGAAAATCCCTCCCCTAGCCTACGTTGCTGCAGCGCTAGTGCAGATGGCGATCAGGACGGGACCGGAGCAGGCCACCTATGCGCTGCTGTTGTTTAGTGCTGTGTTGTTGCTGTCCGCCTACGGGCTGGGTGTCCTCTTGTTTTCCCCTGCGGTTGGGGTGTGGGCTGCAGCTTTGTGTGCGTTGATGCCGGGACTCTATCGTTTCCGGCTGGAGTTTTTGCTGGACTATCCCCTGACGGCGGCGATCGCCGCTAGCTTTTGCTGTTTGACTCTCTGGCGATCGACCGATCCTAGTTTGCGATCGCGCCTTCCCCTCGAACCTAGTCCCCAGGCATCTGATGGCCCTGCATTGCCCTCACCTCCGGCCCCTCTCCCTGGGGGAGAGGGGAGCAAGAGTCTGAAACCCGCAATCTACAGCTCGGTTCCCCTTCCCCCAGAATTACGGCTGACGCCACGCTTCGCGAGGGGGGAAGGGGTTCGGGGATGGGGGCCAGACGCTGGGGGCTTACTCAGGCAATGGCTGGCGGCGATCGCCTTTGGGCTGTCCCTCGGGTTGGCTTTGCTGACCAAACAACCGGCACTGTTTTTTTTGGCGCTGCCGATGCTGTGGTTGGGGGTGGCGGCGTTGGTGCAGCGGGCTTGGGGGCGGTTGCTGCAACTGTTGGCGGCAACGTTGCTCTCGGCAGTGGTGTGGTGGCCGTGGTATAGCACCAATTGGTTTTTAATGCTGACGGCGGGGAAGCGGGCCACGATCGATTCGGCAGCGATTGAGGGAGACCCAGTGTTGACTTCACTGGATGCCTGGACGTTTTATCTCGAGGTCTTGCCCGCGCTGGTGTCTTGGCCGCTGTTGGGGGTATCGCTGCTGGGGTTAGTGCTGGCGGCAGGATGGCACCTGGCAAAACGGCGATCGCTCCCGAGAATAGGGGCACAATCCCGCTGGCTGCTGGTTTTTCTGGTCGGCGGCTACGTAATGTCCTCCCTCAATGTCAATAAGGACGGACGCTATATTTTGCCGCTGCTGCCCGTGGTGGCGGTCGTCTCGGCCTGCGGTTTATTGGCCTGGGGTCGCCAGCGATGGGGACGGCAATTGCGCTGGGCCTTGGCTGTTGCAATGGCGATTTTGAGTGGGATTTATCTATTTCCCCTCGTTCCTGCCCAGGCGATCGCCAGCAGGTCCGGTTTGGGATTGCGGCATTGGCCCGAACTGGCAGGGGGATGGCCCCATGCCGAGGTTGTGGAAGCGGCGATCGCCGCCGAACCTTATTTGCAAGCCAATATTGGCGTGTTGCCCTCAACTCCGGGCGTCAATCAGCATAATGTCAATTACTTTGGGGCATTGCAAGGTTTTCGCGTCTACGGACGGCAGGTGGGGGTGAACGATCGCGATCTCGGGCAAGATGCCCGCTCCATGAGCTGGTTCTTGACCAAAACGGGCGAGCAAGGATCGGTGCCTGCCCCTCAGGCGGAGATGGTGCAGTTAGTGGAAACGGGGGGAGAGTTCGACCTGCAGGATAGTTGGGAACTGCCACGATCGCGAGGCACCTTAAAACTCTATCGACGCGGCGAGCCATTTGTGACAGTGGAGGAGATGGGGCCGGTTTCTGCTGATGGCGATCGCATCCGGCTCGAATCCATCGAGATCCCTGCTACTGCTCCGCCCGGTCAGCCGGTACCGGTGACCTATTTCTGGTCGGGACCGGCAGAACAATTGCAAGGGGCGATCGTGCTGTTGCAATGGCAATTGGTGGAATCCGATCGCAACTCGCTTGAGGCGCAGGCGGTTGCAGAGGGTTCGACAGCATGGCTGCACGATCGCGGTTTGGGAGCCGGTCGCCTGCTCCTCCCTCGGGACTCCGATCGAAACTTTCGAGTGCTAGATCGGACAGCCACGCTGCCGCCTGCGAATGCGATCGCGGGCACCTATACCCTGCAGGCGAGCTATCTCAACCGCGCAACCGGCGAAAGCTATCCGCTCGCTGTTCCCGATGTCTCATTCCGCATCGATCCGGCGGCAACTGCCTCTCCTGCCCCCGAGGTGGATCTGCCGACTCAGTTGCGTCAATTAGCGAGCTCGTTGCGACAGGGGGATCTCGATCTCGTCTTTCGAGAGGTGGGCCGCATCAACCAATACGATCCCACCCAAGACTATTTAGAACAAGCCGCTTTAGCTCTAACCTATCGTTTGGAGCAGCAGCCCGATAATCTGGATTGGATTTACGCTTTGGCGTTAGCCCGCGTGCAACAACAGGACGTATCCGGCGCTCTCGCCGCCGTGCAAAAGACCACTCAATTCGACCCCAAAAATCCCTACGCCCACGCCTACCTCGCCTTCGTCCGCCTGTATCAGTGGAAACCCAACGCCGCCCAACCCTCCATCGACTCCGCCCTAGCCCTCGACCCCTCCATCCCAGAGTTTCAAGCCCTTAATGGTGTCGCCGCCCTCATGCGGGGGAATGCGATCGCCGCTTGGAAAATCGCGCGCCCACTCCTATAA
- a CDS encoding C40 family peptidase gives MTLLYQSVASLDLFESPSCSSLVTQCWPGRYFHQLEEDSGTAATPIQLLEDGYSGYIATAALSDPAQIASVTTPPAAVAPLTSAEIEARLQTALAYAAAASQQANRYLWGGTVGPNFDCSGLVQRSFAAAGIWLPRDSYQQADFCQTLCEGIPTESALADFRAGDLIFFQFDRRVDHVAIYWGDGRYLHSSGPERGRDGLAWDLVLPAAEDAIACRYRQHICRVGRVSRSLPFPIPR, from the coding sequence ATGACCCTTCTTTACCAAAGTGTAGCGAGCTTAGACCTGTTCGAAAGCCCGAGTTGCAGCAGTCTCGTCACCCAATGTTGGCCCGGTCGCTATTTCCACCAGTTGGAGGAGGACAGTGGCACGGCAGCGACGCCGATTCAATTGTTGGAAGACGGCTATAGCGGCTACATCGCAACTGCAGCTCTATCCGACCCCGCCCAAATAGCATCCGTCACGACACCTCCTGCCGCAGTCGCCCCCCTCACAAGTGCAGAGATCGAAGCTCGCCTCCAGACGGCACTCGCTTATGCCGCTGCCGCCAGCCAACAGGCCAATCGATATTTATGGGGAGGTACGGTCGGTCCGAATTTCGACTGCTCGGGCTTAGTCCAGCGCAGTTTTGCTGCAGCGGGCATTTGGCTGCCGCGCGATTCCTATCAACAGGCGGATTTTTGTCAGACCCTTTGCGAGGGCATCCCCACTGAGTCCGCTCTGGCCGACTTTCGGGCTGGCGATCTGATCTTCTTTCAATTCGATCGCCGCGTAGACCATGTTGCAATCTATTGGGGGGACGGCCGCTATTTGCACAGCTCGGGACCCGAGCGGGGCCGCGATGGCTTAGCTTGGGATCTGGTTTTGCCTGCCGCAGAAGATGCGATCGCCTGCCGGTACCGTCAACATATTTGTCGAGTGGGTCGCGTCAGCCGCAGCTTGCCTTTCCCCATACCGCGCTGA
- a CDS encoding serine hydrolase — protein sequence MQEKVLPSFVDATLQSLLDRAIAHLVEQFGDRDGQPGVHPDTLAITAIDLGARPTTWAHHNGDRPIYPASIIKLFYVVASYVWEDAGKLTPSAELDRSRYSAIVHSSNDATSYLLDILTGTTSGPELSPIAFQLWQDRRNVLNRYFHALGLPGNFCQKTWTDGPYGRDRQSYELNNRNRLTTNGTAWLMHSIVTGQAVSPERSQAILGLMKRDLDPATYIGDPDNQIQGFLGEALPLDAQLWSKAGETSFSRHDCALIQLPDRPPYILVAFGDGPEYFNNWKWLPALSQFWLEQMQPRSTLAV from the coding sequence ATGCAGGAGAAGGTACTGCCTAGCTTTGTGGATGCCACTCTACAGAGTTTGCTCGATCGGGCTATAGCCCATTTGGTGGAACAATTTGGCGATCGCGACGGTCAGCCGGGGGTTCATCCCGATACCCTAGCAATCACAGCGATCGACCTGGGCGCTCGACCGACCACTTGGGCGCACCACAACGGCGATCGCCCGATCTATCCCGCTAGTATTATCAAACTTTTTTATGTCGTGGCTTCTTATGTTTGGGAGGATGCGGGCAAACTGACCCCTTCGGCAGAGCTCGATCGGTCTCGCTATAGCGCGATCGTCCATTCCAGTAATGACGCCACCAGTTATCTGCTCGACATCCTCACGGGCACAACTTCAGGACCGGAACTCTCTCCGATCGCCTTTCAACTGTGGCAGGATCGGCGCAATGTTCTCAACCGCTACTTTCACGCCTTGGGGTTGCCCGGAAACTTTTGTCAAAAGACTTGGACCGATGGTCCTTACGGTCGAGATCGCCAGTCTTACGAGCTCAACAATCGCAATAGGCTGACAACCAACGGGACAGCTTGGTTGATGCACTCGATTGTGACCGGTCAGGCGGTGTCTCCAGAGCGATCGCAGGCCATCCTCGGTTTGATGAAACGGGATTTAGATCCAGCCACCTATATCGGAGATCCTGACAACCAAATCCAGGGATTTTTGGGGGAAGCCTTGCCCCTCGATGCCCAACTGTGGTCGAAGGCCGGAGAGACGAGTTTCAGTCGGCACGATTGTGCGCTGATTCAGTTGCCCGATCGCCCGCCCTACATTCTGGTGGCCTTCGGGGACGGACCGGAGTATTTCAACAATTGGAAGTGGCTGCCCGCACTGTCGCAGTTCTGGCTCGAGCAGATGCAGCCGCGATCGACATTGGCGGTTTAG
- a CDS encoding DUF1802 family protein: MEHSLTTALKEWDVAVRALAAGDTILLLRKGGIREEGGQFKVEGDRVLLYPTYEHQKPHLLKLDYAARVQPVPSGWHPQTVEISAWADITEILAIDEAAPLARLLPHHIWNEQFATERFNWKPRQPLYLLLLQVSKLPQPIHIPYCSEYGGCRSWLDLAASMALTGSERVLSDGDYDRRVDAIRGAIA; the protein is encoded by the coding sequence ATGGAACATTCTCTCACAACAGCGCTCAAGGAATGGGATGTGGCCGTGCGGGCTCTGGCGGCGGGCGACACGATTCTGCTGTTGCGCAAGGGGGGCATTCGAGAGGAGGGAGGACAATTTAAAGTCGAGGGCGATCGCGTTTTGCTCTATCCCACCTACGAACATCAAAAGCCCCACCTGCTCAAACTGGATTATGCCGCTCGCGTCCAACCCGTCCCCTCTGGCTGGCATCCCCAAACGGTAGAGATTTCTGCTTGGGCAGACATTACCGAGATTCTCGCGATCGACGAGGCTGCCCCCCTCGCGCGCCTGCTCCCCCACCACATCTGGAACGAACAATTTGCCACGGAACGCTTTAACTGGAAGCCTCGCCAGCCGCTTTACCTGCTGCTTCTGCAGGTGAGCAAACTTCCCCAACCCATCCACATTCCCTACTGTTCCGAGTATGGCGGCTGTCGGTCTTGGCTCGACTTGGCGGCATCGATGGCTCTGACAGGCAGCGAGAGGGTTTTGAGTGATGGGGACTACGATCGTCGGGTGGATGCGATTCGAGGTGCGATCGCCTAG
- a CDS encoding D-alanyl-D-alanine carboxypeptidase family protein, producing MLQFDENQDLPIAQRQSMAAPGTAKVSPRMLMFVGGIGGSIAVVAAVLLAGFNGSSEDGAGVDRAAVDVTQTANAVEAVSRQPSLLLGHFAYEEAPREDLVAVGTFSGRTETLRSAAAESFGQMRAAAKQDGIELVPISGFRSIETQEFLFFEIAQSRALRPQERAAVSAPPGHSEHHTGYAIDIGDAARAQTHFEVTFESTPAFRWLQAHAARYGFELSFPKNNGQGVSYEPWHWRFVGDLDSLGTFYADRPPSTEIGE from the coding sequence ATGCTGCAATTTGATGAAAATCAGGATTTGCCGATCGCTCAGCGTCAGTCGATGGCTGCGCCTGGAACGGCCAAGGTGAGTCCTCGTATGTTGATGTTTGTGGGCGGAATAGGAGGATCGATCGCCGTTGTTGCTGCTGTTCTGCTGGCTGGCTTCAACGGGAGTTCTGAGGATGGGGCGGGAGTCGATCGCGCTGCGGTGGATGTTACCCAGACAGCGAATGCGGTAGAGGCGGTATCCCGCCAGCCCAGTTTGCTATTGGGGCACTTTGCGTATGAAGAGGCACCTCGAGAGGATCTCGTTGCTGTGGGTACGTTTAGCGGGCGCACTGAGACATTGCGATCGGCGGCAGCCGAGAGTTTCGGACAGATGCGGGCAGCAGCGAAACAGGATGGGATAGAACTGGTACCAATTTCGGGATTTCGGTCGATCGAAACCCAAGAATTCCTGTTTTTTGAAATTGCCCAGTCGCGGGCGTTGCGGCCTCAGGAGCGAGCAGCAGTGAGTGCGCCCCCCGGCCACAGCGAGCACCATACTGGCTATGCCATCGACATTGGCGACGCCGCCCGCGCCCAAACCCATTTTGAAGTGACTTTTGAGTCCACCCCTGCGTTTCGCTGGCTGCAAGCCCATGCCGCTCGCTATGGATTCGAGCTGTCGTTTCCCAAAAATAACGGGCAAGGAGTGAGTTACGAGCCTTGGCATTGGCGGTTTGTAGGGGATCTCGACAGCTTGGGAACTTTCTATGCCGATCGCCCTCCGTCTACTGAGATTGGGGAGTAA
- a CDS encoding peroxiredoxin, with amino-acid sequence MTLSVGTPAPAFTVKDTNGNSVSLSDFAGKTVVLYFYPKDDTPGCTKEACSFRDNYSDYRGKDIVVLGVSLDDSDSHQAFTNKYGLPFPLLADTEGALTQAYDVDGGGYAKRVTYVIDGDGQIIKVYDSVKTDTHASDILADLGL; translated from the coding sequence ATGACCCTATCGGTCGGTACCCCCGCTCCGGCATTTACGGTAAAGGACACCAATGGCAATAGCGTCTCTCTGTCTGACTTTGCAGGCAAAACGGTGGTGCTGTATTTCTATCCCAAGGACGATACCCCCGGCTGCACCAAAGAAGCCTGTAGCTTCCGCGATAACTATAGCGACTACCGAGGCAAAGACATTGTTGTGTTGGGGGTGAGTTTGGATGACTCCGACTCTCACCAAGCCTTTACCAACAAATACGGCCTGCCCTTTCCCCTCTTGGCAGACACTGAAGGTGCCCTGACTCAGGCTTACGACGTAGATGGCGGCGGCTATGCCAAGCGCGTCACCTATGTAATCGATGGTGACGGTCAAATTATTAAAGTCTACGATTCGGTGAAGACCGATACCCACGCTAGCGATATTTTGGCAGACTTGGGTCTGTAG
- a CDS encoding DUF5340 domain-containing protein: MNQIPIPAHVHYEMLLKILEQQTSPAVQDRDYANRARTQELIVAVRKALSLQRSLEADWQQRGIDLDYRWSGGEPQ, translated from the coding sequence ATGAACCAAATTCCCATTCCGGCCCACGTTCACTACGAGATGCTGCTAAAAATTTTGGAGCAGCAAACCTCTCCGGCAGTGCAAGATCGAGATTATGCCAACCGCGCCCGCACGCAGGAGCTGATCGTCGCCGTGCGCAAAGCCCTCAGTCTGCAGCGCAGTTTAGAAGCAGATTGGCAACAGCGGGGCATCGACCTCGACTACCGCTGGTCGGGAGGAGAACCTCAGTAG
- the trpC gene encoding indole-3-glycerol phosphate synthase TrpC yields the protein MEIRRRAPAPPVEVDILTYQVKLPEAEPRHILEEIVWHKNREVDRLRAQVPLAQLRQQVAAAPAPQDFVGALRNSADAVALIAEVKKASPSKGVICENFDPVAIAQAYEAGGASCLSVLTDQKFFQGSGDYLRDIRAAVDLPILCKEFILFPYQLFWARSLGADAVLLIAKILSDSDLKYFLAIIERLGMAALVEVHTLAELDRVLTLDGVRLVGINNRNLTDFTVDLSTTAEIAAERKQALVERDILLVGESGIHTPDDLRFLQARGVRAVLVGESLVATADPAAAVRSLLETSA from the coding sequence ATGGAAATTCGCCGTCGCGCTCCTGCCCCCCCTGTTGAAGTGGATATCCTGACCTACCAAGTCAAACTGCCCGAGGCAGAGCCGCGCCACATTCTCGAAGAAATTGTCTGGCACAAAAATCGGGAAGTCGATCGCCTGCGAGCACAAGTCCCCTTGGCTCAGTTGCGCCAGCAGGTGGCCGCTGCGCCAGCCCCGCAGGATTTCGTGGGAGCCTTACGGAATTCAGCGGATGCCGTGGCTCTGATTGCCGAGGTCAAGAAGGCCTCCCCCAGTAAAGGGGTGATTTGCGAAAACTTCGACCCAGTGGCGATCGCCCAAGCCTACGAGGCCGGGGGGGCCAGTTGTCTGTCGGTGCTGACAGACCAGAAGTTTTTTCAGGGCAGTGGCGATTACCTGCGCGACATTCGAGCGGCAGTGGATTTGCCTATCCTCTGTAAGGAGTTTATTCTGTTCCCCTACCAGCTCTTCTGGGCGCGATCGCTCGGTGCCGATGCGGTATTGCTGATTGCTAAAATTCTCAGCGACTCCGATTTAAAATACTTTCTCGCCATTATCGAGCGATTGGGCATGGCTGCCCTGGTGGAAGTTCACACTCTGGCCGAACTCGATCGCGTTTTAACCCTTGACGGCGTTCGGTTAGTGGGCATTAACAACCGCAACTTGACCGACTTCACGGTCGATCTCAGTACCACCGCCGAGATCGCGGCCGAGCGCAAGCAGGCGTTGGTCGAGCGCGACATCCTACTGGTGGGCGAATCTGGCATTCACACTCCAGACGACCTTCGCTTTCTACAAGCCCGAGGGGTGCGTGCCGTCTTGGTGGGAGAGTCGTTGGTCGCGACCGCCGATCCAGCCGCCGCCGTGCGATCGTTATTAGAGACATCCGCATGA
- the rbsK gene encoding ribokinase, translated as MQAQILTVGSLNMDVVVRVPRHPLPGETILGGPYQTFPGGKGGNQAVAVARAGGRSQLHALVGEDGFGRELLQALSDAGVDTAAVAAIAGPSGIALIVVDDRGENSIVVSPGANAQLLPERLNLSAIARADLLMLQLEIPLETVATAIAAAQHDAPVLLNPAPAQPLADEVLQQVTYLVANESEAALLTGRRTDEISDREAALAAARELRDRGAKTAIVTLGERGAVWSDRGGEGQVSAYAVEAVDTTAAGDGFCGALAVGLAEGMGVERAVRFANAAGAIAVTGMGAQGSLGDREAIEGLLQRSNMLEF; from the coding sequence ATGCAAGCTCAAATTCTAACGGTTGGCAGCCTGAATATGGATGTGGTGGTGCGGGTGCCGCGCCATCCTCTGCCGGGGGAAACGATTTTGGGCGGTCCCTACCAAACTTTTCCGGGGGGAAAAGGGGGCAATCAGGCGGTGGCGGTGGCGCGGGCTGGGGGGCGATCGCAGTTGCACGCTCTCGTGGGTGAGGATGGGTTTGGGCGAGAACTGCTGCAAGCTTTAAGCGACGCAGGTGTAGATACGGCTGCGGTTGCAGCGATCGCCGGACCGAGTGGTATCGCATTGATTGTGGTGGACGATCGCGGCGAGAATTCTATTGTGGTCAGTCCGGGCGCAAATGCTCAACTGCTGCCCGAGCGCCTCAATTTGTCAGCGATCGCCCGGGCCGATCTGTTGATGCTGCAATTGGAGATCCCGCTGGAGACGGTGGCAACGGCGATCGCCGCCGCCCAACACGATGCTCCAGTATTGCTCAATCCTGCTCCAGCACAGCCCCTTGCGGATGAGGTGCTACAGCAAGTGACATACCTCGTGGCAAACGAGAGCGAGGCGGCACTGTTGACGGGCCGAAGGACGGATGAAATTAGCGATCGCGAGGCGGCCCTCGCGGCGGCCCGAGAATTGCGCGATCGCGGGGCAAAAACGGCGATCGTCACGCTGGGCGAGCGGGGAGCGGTGTGGTCCGATCGGGGGGGTGAAGGACAGGTGTCTGCCTATGCGGTTGAGGCGGTGGATACCACTGCGGCGGGGGATGGGTTTTGTGGGGCGTTGGCGGTGGGATTAGCAGAAGGGATGGGGGTGGAGCGGGCGGTGAGGTTTGCCAATGCAGCAGGGGCGATCGCGGTGACGGGGATGGGGGCGCAGGGGAGTTTGGGCGATCGAGAGGCGATCGAGGGCTTGCTTCAGCGTTCAAACATGCTGGAATTCTAG
- a CDS encoding DUF2993 domain-containing protein: MFGGLPFSGQGGDRIVSKAVTAAIAALFERTEKLEANVRAEPVAKLLQGSIDSFELISNSMLMYNGLRIESMELYLQSVAIDFGAIFQGQVKLRQPTQATMRVVLTQDDLTTSFNTPFVIDKLQRLQFREQPLHFQNTEMTLNDDKSLRIQSQIQIGNAGEPVAVDFTARLQTEDRRKIRFVDVTYAGEAAAVELGQAIVAHVNQLLDLDKFALDGTQLRVDRVRQQKQQLIFYGIAQIERFPRRDSKSAA, from the coding sequence GTGTTTGGAGGCCTTCCATTTTCAGGTCAGGGTGGCGATCGCATCGTCAGTAAAGCTGTGACTGCAGCGATCGCCGCCCTGTTCGAGCGCACCGAAAAACTCGAAGCTAACGTGCGGGCAGAGCCTGTTGCCAAGTTGCTACAGGGGAGTATCGATAGCTTTGAGTTAATTAGCAATAGCATGCTGATGTACAACGGCTTGCGGATCGAGTCGATGGAGCTTTACCTGCAATCGGTGGCGATCGACTTCGGCGCGATCTTCCAAGGCCAGGTGAAATTGCGCCAGCCGACCCAAGCAACGATGCGCGTCGTTCTGACTCAGGACGACTTGACGACCTCCTTCAATACGCCATTTGTCATCGATAAACTGCAGCGGCTGCAGTTTCGCGAGCAGCCCCTCCACTTTCAAAACACTGAGATGACCCTCAATGACGACAAGTCACTGCGCATTCAGTCTCAGATTCAGATCGGCAATGCTGGAGAGCCTGTCGCAGTAGACTTTACGGCGCGCTTGCAGACAGAAGACAGGCGGAAAATTCGGTTTGTCGATGTGACCTATGCTGGCGAGGCCGCAGCCGTAGAGTTGGGGCAGGCGATCGTGGCACATGTCAACCAGTTATTGGACCTGGATAAGTTTGCTCTAGATGGCACGCAGTTGCGTGTCGATCGCGTACGACAGCAAAAACAACAACTCATTTTCTACGGCATCGCTCAAATCGAGCGCTTTCCTCGCAGAGATAGTAAATCTGCCGCTTAG
- a CDS encoding IS4 family transposase yields MQDWVSQEINPIHFADLRHAKRLGQIVTDLSEQPTASVPQASGNASVAQGTYRFWANPKVSTSSILDSHRDGVVRRALTGKTVLAIQDTTDFDFTTHPQTEGLGFINQSHQQGIKVHSCFAVSGEGEPLGLLSQFIWNRKQRRGKKEKRSVTPIEQKESYRWIATLAAVERELAGQEQVVHIGDREADIFELFAHPRADNRELLIRARHNRKLSHELGKFIPTLEQAPVLGAMSLQVQRNPKRAARIAQLQVRAMAVTLEVPSHHLKAASLEPVRLNAIFVEETVPPDDGAQPIRWFLLTSLPVESFEQVCQCIRWYSYRWLIERFHFTLKSGCGIEQLQLQSYERLLKALATYNVVAWRLMWLTYRARLTPQASCELVLQPAEWRLLRRKFVPKSRSQKPPTLQQAMLWIARLGGFLARKGDGNPGLKTLWRGLTKLHHLLEGAQLASQS; encoded by the coding sequence ATGCAAGATTGGGTCAGCCAAGAAATCAACCCGATCCACTTCGCCGATTTGCGACATGCAAAGCGGTTGGGGCAGATCGTCACAGACTTGAGTGAGCAGCCCACAGCGAGCGTGCCTCAGGCGAGTGGGAATGCCTCAGTGGCCCAAGGAACCTATCGATTTTGGGCCAACCCGAAGGTGAGCACGAGCAGCATTCTGGACAGTCATCGTGATGGAGTGGTCAGGCGGGCCCTCACGGGCAAGACGGTGCTGGCCATTCAAGACACAACGGATTTCGACTTCACCACTCACCCCCAGACCGAAGGGCTGGGCTTCATCAATCAAAGCCATCAACAGGGAATCAAAGTCCACAGTTGTTTTGCGGTGAGCGGCGAGGGAGAACCCTTAGGTCTGTTGAGTCAATTCATCTGGAATCGCAAACAGCGGCGCGGGAAGAAAGAAAAACGCTCAGTGACTCCCATCGAGCAAAAGGAAAGCTATCGCTGGATAGCAACTCTCGCAGCCGTAGAGCGAGAGCTCGCGGGCCAAGAGCAAGTGGTTCATATTGGCGATCGAGAAGCAGACATCTTCGAACTGTTTGCCCATCCCCGTGCGGACAACAGGGAGTTACTCATCCGCGCAAGGCACAATCGCAAACTTAGCCACGAGCTGGGCAAGTTCATCCCCACCCTCGAACAAGCCCCAGTCTTGGGAGCGATGAGCCTGCAAGTGCAGCGTAATCCCAAGCGAGCGGCCCGCATTGCCCAGTTGCAGGTGCGGGCGATGGCGGTGACGCTGGAGGTGCCATCGCATCACCTCAAAGCCGCGAGCTTAGAGCCCGTGCGCCTCAATGCCATCTTCGTGGAAGAAACCGTCCCCCCTGATGATGGCGCTCAGCCGATTCGCTGGTTTCTGCTGACCAGCTTGCCAGTTGAGAGCTTCGAGCAGGTCTGTCAGTGCATCCGCTGGTATAGCTACCGCTGGCTGATTGAGCGGTTTCACTTCACCCTCAAAAGTGGCTGTGGCATCGAACAGCTCCAACTGCAAAGCTATGAGCGCTTGCTCAAGGCTCTGGCAACCTACAACGTTGTAGCTTGGCGATTGATGTGGCTGACCTACCGCGCTCGACTCACCCCGCAAGCCTCCTGTGAGCTCGTTTTACAGCCTGCTGAATGGCGGCTGTTACGACGCAAGTTTGTGCCGAAAAGTCGCTCTCAAAAGCCACCCACTCTGCAACAGGCAATGCTGTGGATTGCTCGATTGGGAGGCTTCTTGGCTCGCAAGGGCGATGGCAACCCTGGATTGAAGACGCTTTGGCGAGGGCTGACCAAACTCCACCATTTGCTTGAAGGGGCTCAACTGGCTTCTCAAAGCTAG